A single window of Luteipulveratus halotolerans DNA harbors:
- a CDS encoding TetR/AcrR family transcriptional regulator, which yields MTGDAAPTIGLGTRERIIAAAAAQTTAHGWASVTMGGLAKAAGVSRQTVYNEIGGKSDLAQALVFAELARFLTEVEEAFDAHPDDLVAAVRAAAYGVLELAARNELLRSVVSATHGADTELLPLLTTNAESLLGMAKAAVASRIEPYGIPFADYQQAAGIDVIVRVVLSHVMQPSGTPAETADNIAWIASQVLRA from the coding sequence ATGACGGGGGATGCAGCACCGACGATCGGTCTCGGCACACGGGAGCGCATCATCGCCGCTGCGGCGGCGCAGACCACGGCGCACGGCTGGGCATCGGTCACGATGGGCGGGCTGGCCAAGGCAGCAGGTGTCAGCCGCCAGACGGTCTACAACGAGATCGGCGGCAAGTCCGACCTGGCTCAGGCGCTGGTGTTCGCTGAGCTCGCGCGCTTCCTCACCGAGGTCGAGGAGGCGTTCGACGCCCACCCGGATGACCTGGTCGCGGCGGTCCGGGCGGCCGCGTACGGCGTGCTCGAGCTCGCCGCTCGCAACGAGCTGCTCCGGTCGGTGGTCTCGGCGACCCACGGCGCCGACACCGAGCTGCTGCCCCTGCTCACCACCAACGCGGAGTCGCTCCTCGGTATGGCCAAGGCCGCGGTCGCATCCCGCATCGAGCCGTACGGCATCCCGTTCGCGGACTACCAGCAGGCAGCGGGTATCGACGTGATCGTGCGGGTCGTGCTCAGCCATGTCATGCAGCCCTCGGGTACGCCGGCGGAGACCGCCGACAACATCGCCTGGATCGCCAGTCAGGTCCTGCGCGCCTAG
- a CDS encoding IS481 family transposase, translating to MPHSKAALSFEGRRRLVRRCQHRPIAHVAAEAAVSRQCLSKWYARWREHGDEGLHDRTSRPRRSPTATPPQVVEQVIALRKRKWSARRIHLELSAQGVRIAVCTISRILVRHGLNRLRHLDVDGEPLRAPGKITARYPGHMTHLDVKKVGRIPDGGGWRVHGRGSAQAKAADRAKTRGARTGYTYLHSALDGFSRLAYTEAHDDEKAVTAIGFLFRARVFFAAHGITRFTRIVTDNGSCYRASAFTRAVHSFAAKHQRIKAFTPKHNGKVERYQQTYTHEVLYAAAYESEQQRRDQLQVWQVHYNYHRPHTAAGDQPPASRLPAGVTNLMLSYN from the coding sequence ATGCCCCACAGTAAAGCCGCCCTGTCGTTCGAAGGACGTCGTCGCCTGGTGCGCCGGTGCCAGCACCGCCCGATCGCGCACGTCGCAGCGGAGGCCGCGGTCTCGCGGCAGTGCTTGTCGAAGTGGTACGCCCGGTGGCGTGAGCACGGCGACGAAGGGTTGCACGACCGGACCAGCCGGCCCCGCCGTTCCCCGACCGCCACACCGCCGCAGGTGGTGGAACAGGTCATCGCGTTGCGCAAACGCAAGTGGTCCGCGCGGCGGATCCATCTGGAGCTGAGCGCCCAGGGCGTCAGGATCGCGGTGTGCACGATCAGCCGGATCCTGGTCCGGCACGGACTGAACCGGCTGCGGCACCTGGACGTTGACGGGGAACCGTTGCGGGCGCCGGGAAAGATCACTGCCCGGTACCCCGGGCACATGACCCACCTGGACGTGAAGAAGGTCGGGCGCATCCCCGACGGCGGCGGGTGGCGGGTGCACGGTCGCGGGTCGGCCCAGGCCAAGGCCGCCGACCGGGCCAAGACCCGTGGCGCCCGCACCGGGTACACCTACCTGCACTCCGCCCTCGACGGGTTCTCCCGGCTGGCCTACACCGAAGCCCACGACGACGAGAAGGCCGTCACCGCGATCGGGTTCTTGTTCCGTGCCCGGGTGTTCTTCGCCGCGCACGGCATCACCCGCTTCACCCGGATCGTGACTGACAACGGGTCCTGCTACCGCGCCAGTGCGTTCACCCGGGCCGTGCACTCCTTCGCGGCCAAGCATCAGCGGATCAAGGCGTTCACGCCCAAGCACAACGGCAAGGTCGAGCGCTACCAGCAGACCTACACCCACGAGGTCCTCTACGCCGCCGCGTACGAGTCCGAGCAGCAGCGTCGCGACCAGCTCCAGGTGTGGCAGGTCCACTACAACTACCATCGCCCCCACACCGCCGCGGGCGATCAGCCGCCGGCCTCACGACTGCCAGCCGGCGTCACCAACCTCATGCTCAGTTACAACTAG
- a CDS encoding DUF58 domain-containing protein, translating into MSGLPGDDDVPPRWRPTLLFVQGALVAGVAALLAVLAHRPDLLVLATPFVVITAWSIASWPDHVPAVHASLRRTRLREGETSAWDITAEPSVGAEQLVGVLEEVPHVRTDPEVPMTIAPVGSGATHASITWQPLRWGRRTIGNGTVTLVSAWGAARLGPIPTAGTTALTSPGEETFSLVAAAPHPLGLVGLNRSRRPGDGTEFADIRPFQRGDRLRRVHWPVSARTGQIHVRTTYAEQDTEVLLVVDALVDVGVSEGVEGRQSTLDLEVRAAAALTTHLLARGERVALRAFGMPTPVDVPAGTGLDSSAASSTVSPRSTRRPALDAAASHSTGSTQVLAPSC; encoded by the coding sequence ATGTCGGGGCTGCCCGGTGACGACGACGTCCCGCCACGCTGGCGACCCACCCTGCTGTTCGTCCAGGGCGCGCTCGTCGCGGGGGTGGCCGCGCTGCTGGCGGTCCTGGCCCACCGGCCCGACCTCCTGGTCCTCGCCACGCCGTTCGTCGTGATCACCGCCTGGTCCATCGCGTCGTGGCCGGACCACGTCCCCGCGGTGCACGCGAGTCTGCGCCGTACCCGGCTGCGTGAGGGCGAGACCTCGGCCTGGGACATCACCGCCGAACCATCGGTCGGTGCCGAGCAGCTCGTCGGCGTCCTGGAGGAGGTCCCGCACGTGCGCACCGACCCCGAGGTGCCCATGACCATCGCGCCCGTCGGGTCCGGCGCGACGCACGCGAGCATCACGTGGCAGCCCCTACGCTGGGGCCGCCGCACCATCGGCAACGGCACGGTGACGCTCGTGTCCGCGTGGGGCGCAGCACGGCTGGGCCCGATCCCGACGGCCGGCACCACGGCTCTCACCTCGCCCGGCGAGGAGACGTTCAGCCTGGTCGCCGCAGCACCGCACCCGCTCGGGCTCGTGGGTCTCAACCGCAGCAGGCGACCGGGCGACGGGACCGAGTTCGCCGACATCCGGCCCTTCCAGCGCGGCGACCGGCTGCGACGTGTCCACTGGCCGGTGTCCGCTCGGACCGGTCAGATCCACGTGCGCACGACCTACGCCGAGCAGGACACCGAGGTGCTGCTGGTCGTCGATGCGCTGGTCGACGTCGGTGTCAGCGAGGGCGTCGAAGGCCGGCAGAGCACTCTCGACCTCGAGGTGCGAGCCGCGGCGGCGCTGACCACTCACCTGCTCGCGCGAGGTGAGCGCGTCGCGTTGCGTGCGTTCGGCATGCCCACCCCCGTCGACGTGCCTGCGGGCACAGGGCTCGACAGCAGCGCCGCCTCCTCGACCGTCTCGCCGAGGTCCACACGGCGACCGGCCCTCGACGCGGCCGCGTCGCACAGCACCGGGTCCACACAGGTCCTGGCGCCCTCGTGCTGA
- a CDS encoding AAA family ATPase, with translation MTIPDTTRLAQDVLDNVERAVVGKRESLELVLATVLAGGHVLLEDFPGLGKTLAARSLAQSLGLDFTRAQFTPDLLPADLTGSFMYDQSRHEFSFREGPLFTGLLLADEINRTPPKTQAALLEAMQERQVTIEGQTFALPQPFHVIATANPVEYEGTYPLPEAQLDRFLARVSFGYPSAQDELDVLRRRTARHQEEITLSPVTDAAGLLAAQTAIEHVHVEDSVADYCVRLAQATREHAHIQIGASPRGSLALLLVGRARAVIRGRDYVVPEDVKAVATAVLAHRVSLKPELWMTEHTPTSVIHALLSSLPVPTTGGTAVGD, from the coding sequence ATGACGATCCCCGACACGACGCGACTGGCTCAGGACGTCCTGGACAACGTCGAGCGCGCGGTCGTCGGCAAGCGCGAGTCGTTGGAGCTGGTCCTCGCGACGGTGCTGGCCGGCGGTCACGTGCTCCTGGAGGACTTCCCCGGCCTCGGCAAGACGCTCGCCGCGAGGTCTCTGGCCCAGTCGCTCGGGCTGGACTTCACGCGCGCCCAGTTCACCCCCGACCTGCTGCCCGCCGACCTCACCGGCTCCTTCATGTACGACCAGTCCAGGCACGAGTTCTCCTTCCGGGAGGGGCCGCTGTTCACCGGGCTCCTGCTCGCCGACGAGATCAACCGCACGCCGCCGAAGACCCAGGCGGCCCTGCTGGAGGCGATGCAGGAGCGCCAGGTCACGATCGAGGGCCAGACCTTCGCGCTGCCGCAGCCGTTCCACGTCATCGCCACGGCCAACCCGGTGGAGTACGAGGGCACCTACCCCCTCCCCGAGGCCCAGCTCGACCGCTTCCTCGCCCGCGTCTCGTTCGGCTACCCGAGCGCGCAGGACGAGCTGGACGTGCTGCGGCGCCGCACCGCGCGCCACCAGGAGGAGATCACCCTCTCGCCCGTCACCGATGCCGCCGGCCTGCTCGCCGCGCAGACGGCCATCGAGCACGTGCACGTCGAGGACTCGGTCGCCGACTACTGCGTGCGCCTCGCGCAGGCCACCCGCGAGCACGCCCACATCCAGATCGGCGCCTCGCCGCGCGGGTCGCTCGCGCTGCTGCTCGTCGGTCGAGCCCGCGCCGTCATCCGGGGTCGGGACTACGTCGTCCCCGAAGACGTCAAGGCGGTCGCCACGGCGGTCCTCGCGCACCGGGTCAGCCTCAAGCCCGAGCTGTGGATGACCGAGCACACCCCGACGTCGGTGATCCACGCGCTACTGTCGTCGCTGCCGGTGCCCACGACCGGCGGCACGGCGGTCGGCGACTGA
- a CDS encoding DUF4129 domain-containing protein, with the protein MVGGRNEDAPARLSSRAGLVATSAALGLLVLVWAVTSGGPIAHRPRRDWDPPTPPQAATTTSESATSATPPSGSAGGAGGTPLGSLVAALFTAAVVIALIALTVAVGRAVLAALRGRRLRRSRALHDPVPPVAEAVAESRHAQHAALLEGAPSNAIVACWVQLEQSVADAGVHRAPSETSAELTLRVLDDLDTDREALRILAGLYREARYSQHPLTEDHRRRAQDALDRIHAHLPSRAGRR; encoded by the coding sequence ATGGTCGGGGGTCGGAACGAGGATGCCCCGGCACGGCTGAGCAGCCGTGCCGGGCTCGTCGCGACGAGCGCCGCGCTCGGGCTGCTCGTCCTCGTATGGGCGGTCACCTCAGGGGGCCCGATCGCACACCGGCCTCGCCGCGACTGGGACCCGCCGACTCCACCGCAGGCTGCAACCACGACCAGCGAGAGCGCGACGTCCGCCACGCCGCCGTCCGGTTCGGCGGGAGGGGCCGGCGGGACACCGCTCGGGAGCCTCGTCGCCGCCCTGTTCACCGCCGCCGTGGTGATCGCCCTCATCGCCCTGACCGTCGCCGTCGGTCGCGCCGTGCTCGCGGCGCTGCGAGGTCGCCGCCTGCGCCGGTCCCGCGCGCTGCACGACCCCGTGCCGCCGGTGGCCGAAGCGGTTGCCGAGAGCAGGCACGCACAGCATGCGGCACTGCTCGAGGGTGCTCCGAGCAACGCCATCGTCGCCTGCTGGGTGCAGCTCGAGCAGTCCGTGGCCGATGCCGGCGTACACCGGGCCCCGAGCGAGACGTCCGCCGAGCTGACTCTGCGCGTCCTCGACGACCTCGACACCGATCGCGAGGCGCTGCGGATCCTGGCCGGTCTCTACCGCGAGGCACGCTACTCGCAGCACCCCTTGACCGAGGACCACCGCCGCCGGGCCCAGGACGCGCTCGACCGCATCCACGCGCACCTGCCGAGCCGAGCGGGTCGCCGATGA
- the valS gene encoding valine--tRNA ligase yields MTDTPQPRTARVPDKPTVDGLEDKWGQVWEDNGTYAFDRERALSLPREQVFSIDTPPPTASGSLHVGHVFGYTHTDCMARYQRMIGKEVFYPIGWDDNGLPTERRVQNYYGVRGDHAAAYDPDFTPPLKGAEGKSVKAADQVPISRANFIPLCEELTVEDEKAFESLFRTLGASIDWTQTYRTIDERSRAVAQQAFLHNVERGEAYQAEAPGLWDVTFQSAVAQAELEARDYPGAFHTVSFHRPDGSTIEIETTRPELVPAVVALIAHPDDERYADLFGTTVTSPLFGVEVPVLAHQAAEPDKGAGIAMCCTFGDLTDVQWWRELQLPIRSVITRNGRLTGETPEWIAGGKGEALYAEQLATKTVHTARENIVTALRESGDLIGEPKKTQRKANFFEKGDKPLEIVTSRQWYIRNGGRSAELRDALIARGDEIDFHPGFMRSRYANWISGLNGDWLISRQRFFGVPFPVWYPIDAEGEIDHEHPIYAAAASLPVDPQTDVPPGFDAEQRGVPGGFAGDPDIMDTWATSSLSPQIATGWPVESNAGERNDDELFAKIFPMDMRPQGHDIIRTWLFATVVRAHYEHGSVPWTDAAINGWILDPDRKKMSKSKGNAETPEDVLRQFGADAVRYWAASGRLGTDSAYDTAQMKVGRRLAMKVLNASKFALSFGEVEGDLAAKVTHPLDRSMLAALRDVVDGATKGFEAWDYTRSLELTETFFWTFCDDYVELVKDRAYGGQGDDAAASARAALRIALDVQLRLLAPVLPYATEEVWSWWHDGSVHRTTWPTVDEVPAGGDPAALVAVGSALAGVRKAKSDAKMGMRAEVTAMTLTGPATTLEHVRGAEGDLRAAGKVSGMTYADGDELVIADVELVPPPPKAPKA; encoded by the coding sequence ATGACTGACACGCCCCAGCCGCGCACCGCGCGGGTCCCTGACAAGCCCACCGTCGATGGACTTGAGGACAAGTGGGGTCAGGTATGGGAGGACAACGGCACCTACGCGTTCGACCGTGAGCGGGCGCTGTCGCTGCCGCGCGAGCAGGTGTTCTCGATCGACACTCCCCCGCCGACCGCGAGCGGCAGCCTGCACGTCGGTCACGTCTTCGGCTACACCCACACCGACTGCATGGCCCGCTACCAGCGCATGATCGGCAAGGAGGTCTTCTACCCGATCGGGTGGGACGACAACGGCCTGCCCACCGAGCGCCGGGTGCAGAACTACTACGGCGTGCGCGGAGACCACGCGGCGGCGTACGACCCGGACTTCACGCCACCGCTGAAGGGCGCCGAGGGCAAGTCGGTCAAGGCCGCCGACCAGGTGCCGATCAGCCGCGCCAACTTCATCCCGCTGTGCGAGGAGCTCACGGTCGAGGACGAGAAGGCGTTCGAGTCGCTGTTCCGTACGCTCGGCGCCTCGATCGACTGGACGCAGACCTACCGCACCATCGACGAGCGTTCGCGTGCCGTGGCCCAGCAGGCGTTCCTGCACAACGTCGAGCGCGGCGAGGCCTATCAGGCCGAGGCGCCGGGCCTGTGGGACGTGACGTTCCAGTCGGCCGTCGCCCAGGCCGAGCTCGAGGCCCGTGACTACCCCGGTGCGTTCCACACCGTGTCGTTCCACCGCCCCGACGGCTCGACCATCGAGATCGAGACGACGCGGCCTGAGCTCGTCCCGGCCGTGGTGGCGCTGATCGCCCACCCCGACGACGAGCGGTACGCCGACCTGTTCGGCACCACCGTGACCTCACCGCTGTTCGGGGTCGAGGTGCCGGTGCTGGCGCACCAGGCCGCCGAGCCCGACAAGGGCGCCGGCATCGCGATGTGCTGCACCTTCGGCGACCTGACCGACGTGCAGTGGTGGCGCGAGCTGCAGCTGCCGATCCGATCGGTCATCACCCGCAACGGTCGGCTCACCGGCGAGACGCCCGAGTGGATCGCCGGTGGCAAGGGCGAGGCTCTCTATGCCGAGCAGCTCGCCACCAAGACCGTGCACACCGCACGCGAGAACATCGTGACCGCGCTGCGTGAGTCGGGCGACCTGATCGGTGAGCCCAAGAAGACCCAGCGCAAGGCCAACTTCTTCGAGAAGGGTGACAAGCCGCTGGAGATCGTCACGAGCCGGCAGTGGTACATCCGCAACGGCGGGCGCAGCGCTGAGCTGCGCGACGCGCTGATCGCGCGCGGTGACGAGATCGACTTCCACCCGGGCTTCATGCGCAGCCGCTACGCCAACTGGATCAGCGGTCTCAACGGCGACTGGCTCATCAGCCGCCAGCGGTTCTTCGGTGTGCCGTTCCCGGTCTGGTACCCGATCGACGCCGAGGGCGAGATCGACCACGAGCACCCGATCTACGCTGCCGCCGCCTCGCTGCCGGTCGACCCGCAGACCGACGTCCCGCCCGGCTTCGACGCCGAGCAGCGAGGCGTGCCAGGCGGATTCGCCGGTGACCCCGACATCATGGACACCTGGGCGACCTCGTCGCTCTCCCCGCAGATCGCGACGGGTTGGCCGGTCGAGAGCAACGCCGGTGAGCGCAACGACGACGAGCTGTTCGCCAAGATCTTCCCGATGGACATGCGTCCGCAGGGCCACGACATCATCCGCACGTGGCTGTTCGCCACGGTCGTGCGCGCCCACTACGAGCACGGCTCGGTGCCGTGGACCGACGCCGCCATCAACGGCTGGATCCTCGACCCCGACCGCAAGAAGATGTCCAAGTCCAAGGGCAACGCCGAGACCCCGGAGGACGTCCTGCGCCAGTTCGGTGCGGACGCGGTCCGCTACTGGGCGGCGTCCGGTCGCCTCGGCACCGACTCGGCGTACGACACCGCCCAGATGAAGGTCGGCCGCCGCCTGGCGATGAAGGTCCTCAACGCGAGCAAGTTCGCGCTGTCGTTCGGCGAGGTCGAGGGTGACCTCGCCGCCAAGGTGACCCATCCGCTCGACCGCTCGATGCTGGCCGCGCTGCGCGACGTGGTCGACGGTGCGACCAAGGGTTTCGAGGCCTGGGACTACACCCGTTCGCTCGAGCTGACCGAGACGTTCTTCTGGACGTTCTGCGACGACTACGTCGAGCTGGTCAAGGACCGCGCCTACGGCGGCCAGGGCGACGATGCCGCGGCGAGCGCCCGCGCGGCTCTGCGGATCGCGCTCGACGTGCAGCTGCGGCTGCTCGCGCCGGTGCTGCCGTACGCCACCGAGGAGGTCTGGTCGTGGTGGCACGACGGCTCGGTGCACCGCACGACCTGGCCGACCGTCGACGAGGTGCCCGCAGGCGGTGACCCGGCCGCACTGGTCGCCGTGGGCTCGGCACTCGCCGGTGTCCGCAAGGCGAAGTCGGACGCCAAGATGGGCATGCGCGCCGAGGTCACCGCGATGACGTTGACCGGTCCGGCCACCACGCTCGAGCACGTGCGAGGCGCCGAGGGTGACCTGCGTGCTGCCGGCAAGGTGAGCGGGATGACCTACGCCGACGGCGACGAGCTGGTCATCGCCGACGTCGAGCTGGTGCCCCCGCCGCCCAAGGCGCCGAAGGCCTGA